Proteins encoded in a region of the Malaciobacter mytili LMG 24559 genome:
- a CDS encoding UbiA prenyltransferase family protein, which yields MIIVQILRIHQYIKNFFIFAPLLFSFHFSTIDIINTTFVFILFCILASSIYIFNDLMDIKEDRKHPVKKYRPLASGKLKINTAIFLLISLSLLSLGCAYFLNHELFFVFIFYFLLNICYSLKLKHISILDIFIIAIGFVLRLFAGASIINTSLSMWIIIMTFLLALFLAIAKRRDDVILSNKGKETRKNIDGYNLEFVNAVMVFMSGVIVVSYILYTVSDDVIKRLHTENLYLTSSFVILGIMRYMQITFVEENSGSPTKIVLKDRFLQITILLWLLSFFLVVNI from the coding sequence ATTATTATAGTTCAAATATTACGTATTCATCAATATATAAAAAATTTTTTTATTTTTGCACCTTTATTATTTTCATTTCATTTTTCTACAATTGATATAATAAATACTACTTTTGTATTTATTTTGTTTTGTATATTAGCAAGTAGTATATATATTTTTAATGACTTAATGGATATAAAAGAAGATAGAAAACATCCAGTCAAAAAGTATAGACCTTTAGCTAGTGGAAAATTAAAAATAAATACAGCTATTTTTTTATTAATTTCTTTATCTCTTTTATCTTTAGGTTGTGCTTATTTTCTAAACCATGAACTATTCTTTGTTTTTATTTTTTACTTTCTACTAAATATTTGTTATTCTTTAAAATTAAAACATATTAGTATTTTAGATATATTTATTATTGCCATAGGGTTTGTTCTTAGGCTTTTTGCAGGTGCAAGTATTATTAATACTTCATTATCTATGTGGATTATTATTATGACTTTTCTTCTTGCACTATTTTTAGCAATTGCAAAAAGAAGAGATGATGTGATTTTATCTAACAAAGGTAAAGAAACTAGAAAAAATATAGATGGATATAATTTAGAATTTGTTAATGCAGTAATGGTATTTATGTCAGGGGTTATAGTTGTATCATATATTTTATACACAGTATCAGATGATGTTATAAAAAGACTTCACACAGAAAATCTTTACCTTACATCTTCTTTTGTAATATTAGGGATTATGAGATATATGCAAATAACTTTTGTGGAAGAAAATAGTGGAAGCCCAACAAAAATAGTTTTAAAAGATAGATTTCTACAAATAACTATTTTACTATGGCTATTAAGCTTCTTTTTAGTAGTAAATATTTAA
- a CDS encoding polysaccharide biosynthesis protein — protein MFKDKILCITGGTGSFGNAVLRRFLNTDIKEIRIFSRDELKQDEMRKRYNNDKLKFYLGDVRDKNSLEDAIRGVDYIFHAAALKQVPSCEFYPMQAVQTNVVGTENVLNVAIKNKVRNIVVLSTDKAVYPINAMGISKAMMEKVAVAKSRNLDDSETVISCTRYGNVMASRGSVIPLFINQIRTGKEITITDPNMTRFMMSLDDAVDLVMFAFKNARNGDIFVQKAPACTVELLAKTIKDMLGKPEHKINIIGTRHGEKLYETLLTREEMVQAIDMEGYYRIPADTRDLNYNKFVESGEEVITESGEYHSHNTKQLKEEELKEMLMRLKEIEEDLREFGVKK, from the coding sequence ATGTTTAAAGATAAAATTTTATGTATAACAGGTGGGACGGGTTCATTTGGGAATGCAGTCCTAAGAAGATTTCTTAATACAGATATAAAAGAGATAAGAATATTTTCAAGAGATGAACTAAAACAAGATGAGATGCGAAAGAGATATAATAATGATAAATTGAAGTTTTATCTAGGTGATGTAAGAGATAAGAATTCGTTAGAAGATGCGATAAGAGGGGTAGATTATATATTTCATGCAGCAGCATTAAAACAAGTACCATCATGTGAGTTTTATCCAATGCAAGCAGTACAAACAAATGTAGTAGGAACAGAGAATGTACTAAATGTAGCAATAAAAAATAAAGTAAGAAATATAGTAGTATTAAGTACAGATAAAGCAGTGTATCCAATAAATGCAATGGGAATAAGTAAAGCAATGATGGAAAAAGTAGCAGTAGCAAAAAGTAGAAACCTTGATGATAGTGAGACAGTAATATCATGTACAAGATATGGGAATGTAATGGCAAGTAGAGGGTCAGTAATACCACTTTTTATAAACCAAATAAGAACAGGGAAAGAAATAACAATAACAGATCCAAATATGACAAGATTTATGATGAGTTTAGATGATGCAGTAGATTTAGTGATGTTTGCATTTAAGAACGCAAGAAATGGGGATATATTTGTACAAAAAGCACCAGCATGCACAGTAGAGCTACTAGCAAAAACAATAAAAGATATGTTAGGTAAGCCAGAGCATAAAATAAATATAATAGGGACAAGACATGGGGAGAAGTTGTATGAGACACTCTTAACAAGAGAAGAGATGGTACAAGCAATAGATATGGAAGGATATTATAGAATCCCAGCAGATACAAGAGATTTAAATTATAATAAATTTGTAGAGAGTGGAGAAGAAGTGATAACAGAATCAGGGGAATATCATTCACATAATACAAAACAATTAAAAGAAGAAGAATTAAAAGAGATGTTAATGAGATTAAAAGAGATAGAAGAAGATTTAAGAGAGTTTGGAGTAAAAAAATAA